One stretch of Acidimicrobiia bacterium DNA includes these proteins:
- a CDS encoding dienelactone hydrolase family protein, whose protein sequence is MTISARSISMVVIAGLLAGACGKGSSSSASSATTTTVAPSPAANPAYAKAGPYPASFHTLRAGTRPVDVFLPGQPGSEKDHKQAWYDIRAPERPPSAPAEPTPVAEQVTIPAYRDLPPALGPFPVVLFSHGYGAQPLVNATLEADLASWGFVVIAPDHVERDTYALITNHATSNNTRDAAVLHTAMLAAARDPAVGPYMKLSQVAAVGHSQGGGTALAALSRRDVKAAVAWASTVPSTPLPSKPVMLIGAQHDLEFGASVQQSIYARLTGRRALVLLGGGAGHATFVDECEGLRASGQLTPGGDERDPQNPGGLLELAQNGCYPDEVDPLVAWPVITHFTVAFLRSAFGIDKQPVGLGDGIARAFPMLPLTYEHHP, encoded by the coding sequence GTGACGATCTCGGCGCGGTCGATCTCGATGGTCGTGATCGCGGGGCTGCTCGCGGGCGCGTGCGGGAAGGGCAGCAGCTCGTCGGCGTCGAGCGCGACGACCACGACGGTTGCGCCGTCGCCCGCCGCGAACCCCGCGTACGCGAAGGCGGGTCCGTACCCGGCCTCGTTCCACACGCTGCGCGCCGGCACGCGACCCGTCGACGTGTTCCTGCCGGGTCAGCCGGGCAGCGAGAAGGACCACAAGCAGGCCTGGTACGACATCCGCGCGCCCGAGCGTCCGCCGTCGGCGCCGGCGGAGCCCACTCCGGTCGCGGAGCAGGTGACGATCCCCGCGTATCGCGACCTCCCGCCTGCGCTCGGGCCGTTCCCCGTCGTCCTGTTCAGTCACGGCTACGGCGCGCAGCCGCTCGTGAACGCGACGCTGGAGGCGGATCTCGCGTCGTGGGGTTTCGTCGTGATCGCGCCGGATCACGTCGAGCGCGACACGTACGCGTTGATCACGAACCACGCGACCTCGAACAACACGCGCGATGCAGCCGTGCTGCACACGGCGATGCTCGCGGCGGCGCGCGATCCCGCGGTCGGTCCGTACATGAAGCTCTCGCAGGTCGCCGCGGTCGGGCACTCGCAGGGGGGCGGCACCGCGCTCGCCGCGCTCTCGCGGCGCGACGTGAAGGCCGCGGTTGCGTGGGCGTCGACCGTGCCGAGCACGCCGCTGCCCTCGAAGCCGGTCATGCTCATCGGCGCGCAGCACGATCTCGAGTTCGGCGCGAGTGTCCAGCAGAGCATCTACGCGCGGCTGACGGGACGGCGCGCGCTCGTGCTGCTCGGCGGCGGCGCGGGCCACGCGACCTTCGTCGACGAGTGCGAAGGGCTGCGCGCGAGCGGTCAGCTGACGCCGGGCGGCGACGAGCGCGATCCACAGAATCCGGGCGGTCTGCTCGAGCTCGCGCAGAACGGCTGCTATCCCGACGAGGTCGATCCCTTGGTCGCGTGGCCGGTGATCACGCATTTCACGGTCGCGTTCCTCCGCTCCGCCTTTGGCATCGACAAGCAACCGGTCGGGCTCGGAGACGGCATCGCCCGCGCGTTCCCGATGCTGCCGCTCACCTACGAGCACCACCCTTGA
- a CDS encoding pentapeptide repeat-containing protein codes for MPTRPDGIDPDAEWIAQSIEALDFAGVEADHVSLNECRLRGVSLTGARLEQLRLTDVELVDCELSGLIATECSMLRVAMRGCRMTGVVLSDSTLRDVGMTGCKLDDANLRFTNCERVRLEDCSLARADLTGMTMKAGAVVDCDLRAGDVTKAKLTGTRLTGSKIEGLQGAGALRGVVIGTEQVLPLALAIFADHHITIDDDG; via the coding sequence GTGCCCACACGACCCGACGGCATCGACCCCGACGCCGAATGGATCGCGCAGTCGATCGAAGCGCTCGACTTCGCCGGAGTCGAGGCCGATCACGTCTCGCTGAACGAATGTCGCCTGCGCGGGGTGAGCCTCACCGGCGCCCGACTCGAGCAGTTGCGGCTCACCGATGTCGAGCTCGTCGACTGCGAGCTCTCGGGACTCATCGCGACGGAGTGCTCGATGCTGCGCGTCGCGATGCGCGGGTGCCGCATGACCGGCGTCGTGTTGTCGGACAGCACCTTGCGCGACGTCGGCATGACCGGATGCAAGCTCGACGACGCCAACCTGCGCTTCACGAATTGCGAGCGCGTGCGTCTCGAAGACTGCTCGCTCGCACGCGCCGACCTCACGGGCATGACGATGAAGGCGGGCGCGGTCGTCGACTGCGACCTGCGCGCCGGCGACGTCACGAAGGCAAAGCTCACCGGCACGCGCCTCACGGGCTCGAAGATCGAAGGGCTGCAGGGCGCGGGCGCGCTGCGCGGCGTGGTGATCGGAACCGAGCAGGTGCTGCCGCTCGCGCTCGCGATCTTCGCCGATCACCACATCACGATCGACGACGACGGGTGA